A single genomic interval of Granulicella tundricola MP5ACTX9 harbors:
- a CDS encoding PIG-L deacetylase family protein: MGLKLMCIVAHPDDECFAFGGALALAAQQGIETYVICLTDGQAATNRGDSCSSEDLGRMRREEFAASCRVLGVSRYELLDYQDAQLEFADFSKAAGRLVAKVREYKPDVMVTFGLDGGLNTHPDHTMVASLTSAAFHWAGLEKRYKGLGPVHLAKRLYMLSTDFFMDGRPEPAPLPWTVKLDVRAAMEQRQEAFRQHASQAPLMERTRAMFEEHGAFEYYTLVAERGCAAATAGESLFAGLEG, encoded by the coding sequence TTGGGTCTGAAGCTGATGTGCATTGTGGCCCACCCGGATGATGAATGCTTTGCCTTTGGCGGTGCGCTGGCGCTGGCGGCGCAGCAGGGGATTGAGACCTACGTGATCTGCCTCACGGATGGGCAGGCTGCGACGAATCGTGGCGATTCCTGCTCCAGTGAAGACCTGGGACGGATGCGGCGGGAGGAGTTCGCCGCGTCATGCCGCGTGCTCGGGGTCTCGCGGTACGAGCTGCTCGACTACCAGGACGCCCAGCTTGAGTTTGCGGACTTCTCAAAGGCTGCCGGGCGGCTAGTGGCCAAGGTGCGCGAGTACAAGCCGGACGTGATGGTCACCTTCGGCCTGGATGGCGGGTTGAACACGCATCCGGATCATACGATGGTGGCTTCGTTGACCTCGGCTGCTTTTCACTGGGCGGGCCTTGAGAAACGCTATAAGGGCCTTGGGCCGGTACACCTGGCAAAGCGCCTCTACATGCTGTCCACCGACTTCTTCATGGATGGCCGGCCAGAGCCCGCGCCATTGCCCTGGACCGTGAAGCTGGACGTGCGTGCGGCGATGGAGCAAAGGCAGGAGGCCTTCCGTCAGCACGCCTCGCAGGCGCCGCTGATGGAGCGGACCAGGGCGATGTTCGAAGAGCATGGCGCGTTTGAGTACTACACACTGGTAGCTGAACGCGGGTGTGCGGCGGCTACGGCGGGCGAGAGCTTGTTTGCGGGGCTTGAGGGTTAG
- a CDS encoding 2-keto-4-pentenoate hydratase, whose product MTTTKLSGLSGPREAQLLEAVDLLLDARRTGNPIQDLPPALAPTTEAEAFWIQGQLAESFGSIGGWKIGAPSADATPSFAPMPLAWMAPGGSKIKGHTSRYRGLEAEVAFLLGDNLPPRATPYSRNEVIAAIASCHPAIEVLESGILDPGIVPTLNKIADLQINGGFIYGPPCPEWRTVDFTQEQVVLAVDGSVRVERTGSNTAGDLLRLLPYLANEGAARTGGLRAGQWITTGSWTGNTLATASSSVDVHFSTIGRVTTRFE is encoded by the coding sequence ATGACGACGACTAAGCTCTCCGGTCTCTCCGGACCTCGTGAAGCCCAGCTCCTTGAAGCCGTAGATCTGCTGCTCGATGCACGCCGCACCGGCAATCCGATTCAGGACCTTCCGCCAGCCCTGGCTCCGACCACGGAGGCAGAAGCCTTCTGGATTCAGGGTCAGCTTGCCGAGTCCTTTGGCAGCATCGGCGGCTGGAAGATCGGCGCACCCTCGGCCGATGCAACGCCATCCTTCGCGCCGATGCCCCTGGCCTGGATGGCTCCGGGCGGCAGCAAGATCAAGGGACATACCAGCCGATATCGCGGCCTGGAGGCGGAGGTCGCGTTCCTGCTGGGCGATAACCTTCCGCCGCGCGCAACACCCTATAGCCGCAACGAGGTCATCGCGGCCATCGCCTCCTGCCATCCTGCGATCGAGGTCCTTGAGTCAGGAATACTCGATCCCGGCATCGTCCCGACGCTCAACAAGATCGCCGACCTCCAGATCAACGGCGGCTTCATCTACGGGCCGCCCTGCCCGGAGTGGCGCACAGTCGATTTCACCCAGGAGCAGGTCGTGCTCGCGGTGGACGGCAGCGTCCGCGTGGAACGCACGGGCTCAAACACCGCCGGGGATCTTCTGCGCCTGCTTCCCTACCTGGCCAACGAAGGCGCGGCACGCACGGGCGGTCTGCGAGCCGGCCAGTGGATCACTACGGGAAGCTGGACGGGCAACACGCTCGCGACAGCAAGCTCGTCGGTCGACGTCCACTTCTCCACCATTGGCCGGGTGACGACTCGGTTCGAGTAA
- the ligD gene encoding DNA ligase D: protein MPAAKKTATKKIAAKKSVAKKSAKKAVKSKASPSDAVDEQLARYRSMRDFDVTAEPSGKAQEITRESLPFCIQKHAASHLHYDFRLGWNGVLKSWACAKGPSYNVKDKRLAVQVEDHPIEYGGFEGIIPAGQYGGGTVMLWDQGTWEPQPGHTDVDAGLRDGNLKFIMHGTKMKGKWALIRMGGHAATEKKPNWLLIKEHDDFERGPDDEAITDSEPKSVITGRTLEEIAKNEDHVWNSKETAKPGQAWYRNDVEADKPVKTAALDLGSLPEEHQPTFLKPQLAQETQTPPSADGWLHELKLDGYRMQARKDGKKVQMLTRSGLDWTDRVKAVAAEVARLPYDAVTLDGEVVVVAENGTTNFADLQASFQEGAKNPLTYFCFDLLHLNGHNPRGLSLLERKKLLAEVLTTADRSTLQFSEHLETSGEEMFHKACELHAEGIVSKKATAPYTEGRNGNWLKSKCLHEQEFVVGGYTLPSKGGSGIGALLLGYYDDKARFIYAGRTGTGFTQKGSVIIRKRLEPIEAASSPFNNPSADARRGAIWTRPSMVVQVRFATWTADDQLRQAAFLGIREDKPASEVRRETAAPTPKSAKSATQPTAASHTTKPRVAAKLIAAPTMEKAPVRLTHPDKVVDNETHLTKQQLADFYWAVSERMLPHIANRPLSLVRCPEGSEKPCFFQKHTNHMLPPGIGSIDVPDKKTGTPEPYITLDTREALAGLAQMGCLEVHPWGSCNDDLERADQLTIDLDPDELLPWEVLTGAALDVRKRLKDLGLESWVKTTGGKGLHVVIPIEPELEWPQIKQWCHGFVNLMERADPKLYLTKMTKSARAGKIYLDYLRNERGATAVAPYSPRARKGAGVAVPLAWSELDEPERPVFRVATFPEWGGRLKKDVWADLPKTKQRISKEAQKAAGL, encoded by the coding sequence ATGCCCGCAGCAAAGAAGACAGCCACCAAAAAGATAGCCGCAAAGAAGTCCGTCGCGAAGAAGAGCGCAAAGAAAGCCGTCAAGAGCAAGGCGTCGCCGTCCGACGCAGTCGATGAGCAGCTTGCGCGTTATCGCTCCATGCGCGACTTTGACGTCACTGCCGAGCCCTCCGGGAAGGCGCAGGAGATCACCCGCGAATCTCTCCCGTTCTGCATCCAGAAGCACGCCGCGTCCCACCTGCACTATGACTTTCGTCTTGGCTGGAATGGTGTGCTGAAGTCCTGGGCCTGCGCCAAGGGACCCAGCTATAACGTCAAGGACAAGCGCCTGGCCGTGCAGGTTGAAGATCACCCCATCGAGTACGGTGGCTTTGAGGGCATCATCCCTGCAGGCCAGTACGGTGGCGGCACCGTCATGCTGTGGGACCAGGGGACCTGGGAGCCGCAGCCCGGCCACACGGACGTCGACGCCGGCCTGCGCGACGGCAACCTGAAGTTCATCATGCATGGCACCAAGATGAAGGGAAAGTGGGCGCTGATCCGCATGGGCGGTCACGCTGCGACGGAGAAGAAACCGAACTGGCTCCTCATCAAGGAACACGACGACTTTGAGCGCGGCCCGGATGACGAGGCCATCACCGACTCCGAGCCCAAGAGCGTCATCACCGGCCGAACCCTTGAAGAGATTGCAAAGAACGAAGATCACGTCTGGAACTCGAAGGAGACCGCCAAGCCTGGGCAGGCCTGGTATCGAAACGACGTTGAGGCAGATAAACCGGTGAAGACTGCCGCTCTGGACCTCGGCTCTCTGCCCGAAGAGCATCAACCTACCTTTCTCAAGCCGCAGTTGGCGCAGGAGACCCAGACGCCTCCCTCAGCAGACGGCTGGCTGCATGAACTGAAGCTCGACGGCTACCGCATGCAGGCCCGCAAGGACGGCAAGAAGGTCCAGATGCTCACCCGCAGTGGGCTGGACTGGACTGACCGTGTGAAGGCCGTGGCCGCTGAGGTGGCGCGCCTGCCCTATGACGCAGTCACCCTGGATGGAGAGGTTGTCGTGGTCGCGGAAAACGGCACCACCAACTTCGCGGACCTGCAGGCCTCGTTTCAGGAAGGTGCGAAGAATCCCCTCACCTACTTCTGCTTCGACCTTCTCCACCTGAACGGGCACAATCCGCGCGGCCTGTCGCTGCTGGAGCGCAAGAAGCTCCTTGCCGAAGTCCTCACCACCGCCGACCGATCCACCCTTCAGTTCAGTGAGCACCTCGAAACCAGCGGTGAGGAGATGTTTCACAAAGCCTGCGAGCTCCATGCCGAGGGTATCGTCTCCAAGAAGGCTACCGCACCCTACACCGAAGGCCGCAATGGGAACTGGCTCAAATCGAAGTGTCTCCATGAGCAGGAGTTTGTCGTCGGCGGCTACACGCTGCCTTCAAAGGGTGGCTCCGGTATTGGTGCGCTGCTACTCGGGTACTACGATGACAAGGCACGGTTCATCTACGCCGGCCGCACCGGCACCGGCTTCACGCAAAAGGGTAGCGTCATCATCCGTAAACGTCTCGAGCCCATCGAGGCCGCATCCTCCCCCTTCAATAACCCTTCCGCCGATGCTCGCCGCGGCGCGATCTGGACCCGTCCCTCCATGGTGGTGCAGGTCCGCTTCGCCACCTGGACCGCGGACGATCAGCTCCGCCAGGCAGCCTTCCTTGGCATCCGCGAAGACAAGCCAGCGTCCGAGGTTCGGCGCGAGACCGCAGCTCCGACACCGAAGTCCGCCAAGTCAGCAACCCAGCCAACCGCCGCCTCACATACCACCAAGCCTCGCGTAGCCGCCAAACTCATCGCTGCTCCTACGATGGAGAAGGCTCCTGTCCGCCTCACGCATCCGGATAAGGTCGTGGACAACGAAACTCACCTCACCAAGCAGCAGCTTGCCGACTTCTACTGGGCCGTGTCCGAGCGCATGCTGCCCCACATCGCCAATCGGCCACTCTCGCTCGTCCGATGTCCTGAGGGGTCCGAGAAGCCCTGCTTCTTCCAGAAGCACACGAACCACATGCTGCCGCCCGGCATCGGTTCGATTGACGTGCCGGACAAGAAGACCGGCACACCCGAGCCTTACATCACGCTCGACACGCGTGAGGCCCTGGCAGGGCTCGCCCAGATGGGCTGCCTCGAGGTTCACCCGTGGGGCTCCTGCAACGATGACCTCGAACGCGCCGACCAGCTTACCATCGACCTCGATCCAGACGAGTTGCTTCCCTGGGAGGTTCTGACTGGTGCCGCTCTCGACGTACGCAAGCGCCTCAAGGACCTGGGCCTGGAGTCCTGGGTCAAGACCACCGGCGGCAAGGGTCTGCACGTCGTCATCCCCATCGAGCCGGAGCTGGAATGGCCGCAGATCAAGCAGTGGTGCCACGGCTTCGTGAACCTGATGGAGCGTGCCGATCCCAAGCTTTATCTGACCAAGATGACCAAGTCGGCCCGCGCCGGCAAGATCTATCTCGACTACCTTCGCAACGAACGTGGGGCTACCGCTGTCGCCCCTTATTCACCCCGCGCACGCAAGGGTGCGGGCGTTGCTGTGCCTCTCGCATGGTCTGAGTTGGACGAGCCCGAGCGCCCCGTCTTCCGCGTCGCAACCTTCCCGGAGTGGGGTGGACGGCTCAAGAAAGATGTCTGGGCGGACCTGCCCAAAACGAAGCAGCGCATCAGCAAGGAAGCTCAGAAAGCCGCAGGCCTCTAA
- the ku gene encoding non-homologous end joining protein Ku has product MARPYWTGQITISLVSFGVKLFVATEAKGEIHFHQISRSTGERVRQQKVLASAQEARESAPDDAPMAASSMVKKDEIVKGYEYTKGQYVIVEPKELSELRVPSKHTMEVIQFVDAEEIDPEYFEKPYFVVPENDAQAPAFAVVRQALRDEKKIALSKIAFGGREHVVAITPTQDDSLGGMMAYTMRYSEELRDPKEYFRDIKKPAVDEDSLDLAKQLIKRKSAKFDPAKFVDGYEVALKELVQAKIDHAPIPKDEAPAPKKSNVVSLMDALRKSIASPASEDTSDHEAHEEAPAKKKPAAKHAAAPAKGIALVKSGKALKAATKTAKAPKRKSA; this is encoded by the coding sequence ATGGCGCGCCCTTACTGGACCGGACAGATCACCATCTCACTCGTCTCTTTTGGCGTGAAGCTCTTCGTCGCAACCGAGGCCAAGGGCGAGATTCACTTTCATCAGATCTCGCGCTCCACCGGTGAGCGCGTCCGCCAGCAGAAGGTGCTCGCCTCCGCGCAGGAAGCCCGTGAATCGGCTCCGGATGACGCTCCCATGGCGGCGTCCAGCATGGTCAAGAAGGATGAGATCGTCAAAGGGTACGAGTACACCAAGGGGCAGTACGTCATTGTGGAGCCGAAGGAACTGAGCGAACTTCGCGTGCCCTCCAAGCACACCATGGAGGTCATCCAGTTCGTGGACGCTGAGGAGATCGACCCGGAGTATTTTGAGAAGCCCTACTTCGTGGTGCCTGAGAACGATGCGCAGGCACCGGCGTTCGCCGTCGTGCGGCAGGCGCTGCGGGACGAGAAGAAGATTGCTCTCTCCAAGATCGCGTTTGGGGGGCGCGAACACGTCGTCGCCATCACGCCCACGCAGGATGACTCGCTGGGCGGCATGATGGCGTACACGATGCGCTACTCGGAGGAGCTGCGCGACCCGAAGGAGTACTTCCGCGATATCAAGAAGCCTGCGGTCGATGAGGACTCGCTGGACCTGGCGAAGCAGCTCATCAAACGTAAGTCCGCGAAGTTCGATCCGGCCAAGTTTGTCGATGGCTATGAGGTCGCGCTGAAAGAGCTCGTGCAGGCCAAGATCGACCATGCGCCGATCCCGAAGGACGAAGCGCCTGCGCCGAAGAAGTCGAACGTCGTGAGCCTGATGGATGCGCTGCGTAAGTCGATCGCGAGCCCTGCGTCGGAGGACACGTCAGACCACGAGGCGCATGAAGAGGCTCCGGCGAAGAAGAAGCCGGCGGCAAAACATGCAGCCGCTCCGGCCAAGGGTATCGCCCTGGTCAAGTCCGGCAAAGCTTTGAAGGCAGCCACGAAGACGGCGAAAGCACCCAAACGCAAGTCGGCCTGA